The following proteins are encoded in a genomic region of Triticum dicoccoides isolate Atlit2015 ecotype Zavitan chromosome 1B, WEW_v2.0, whole genome shotgun sequence:
- the LOC119322443 gene encoding uncharacterized protein LOC119322443 isoform X4 has protein sequence MEQEPSGNSPLPLHPGDACNSFLQSPAPEILTLAEAAAMMRKRNMHKEQNLPFAPNPTLEEQGEKEKKERKRVEQILLSPSTSVAAETPIQEQEVNVIKKQKRRRGQEPSGKSQEPLDSSPLLLHPGHVSEPLLAASLLQSPAPGILTLEEATVMMRKRKIHKEQKVDALPFAQNPTLEEHGEDAMMAKKKKKRKCVEQIFSSPSTSVATETPIQEQEMKVTRKQKQRMGLEASSNMPLPLHHSHVSEHPLAVPFLQAAAPEILTLKQAAAMMRKRNMHKEEKVDALPFAQNPTLEEQQEEAMMVTKKKKHKRVEQILSPPSTSVAVETTIQEQEVKKQKLRRRQEPSGNSPLPLHPGHASKPLLAAPFLQSPAPKILTLGEAAVAVTMGKRKMRKEQKVDALSFAQNPTLAEEQGEEAMTMMTKKERKHVEQILSSPTSVAAETPIQEQEVKVTKKQKQRRGHEPSAKSTLPLDRGQSRCVQSHGAKAPPKQDGENDGCKGIKKSNGKKPRVRVLNNRELIQEARKQPQPLPEGFVPFSNFVASCTEQNADHSSPCSAFFDQFRYNPVCEDRKPPLPRTPDRLTRLPPRGYSSFESSQLAANEVSRPDTTLASKTKQQDSGSGSQEKVSVEVKENPENKTREKKQRRLSGKSRLPFDSSRTCCVQLQGTKALPEQDQETDAPKVNNIEKSNSKKAHVCAPSKCELFKEMTKEQTLTEGFLAPKDLVSNCTEQSPNYSSPSGASFDPFCYRSARQDLNPQPSRSTDHLPFELSELTTSETSNTFKANNSVQSKSKKKDSGSSSTSGSQKKQNVKEKTTPEKKTRIRKPRPVFTTAEKRSDKYRRVPLDQLVPPPRSPHNLLQEKYASDPWKVMLICMFLNLTQGIQVKRMLEGFFERYPDPWSAINADPDKMAEYLSPLGLQHVKTRNIKKLSKQYVGNEWTHITQLCGVGKYAADAYAIFCAGRAREVVPDDHKLVDYWNYVCFELPMTQWYMTLVI, from the exons ATGGAGCAGGAGCCATCCGGCAACTCGCCGTTGCCACTTCACCCCGGCGATGCCTGTAACTCATTCCTCCAGTCCCCCGCTCCCGAAATCCTAACGTTGGCAGAGGCGGCggcgatgatgaggaagaggaaTATGCATAAAGAGCAGAATCTTCCTTTTGCCCCAAATCCTACCTTAGaggagcaaggggagaaggagaagaaggagcgcAAGCGTGTGGAGCAGATTTTGCTATCTCCTTCTACATCTGTTGCTGCTGAAACCCCGATTCAGGAGCAGGAGGTGAATGTGATAAAGAAACAGAAAAGGAGGAGGGGCCAGGAACCATCCGGCAAATCACAGGAGCCATTAGACAGTTCGCCATTGCTACTTCACCCCGGACATGTCTCTGAGCCCCTACTAGCTGCCTCACTCCTTCAGTCCCCCGCTCCCGGAATCCTAACATTGGAAGAGGCCACGGTGATGATGAGGAAAAGGAAGATTCATAAAGAGCAGAAGGTGGATGCGCTGCCTTTTGCCCAAAATCCAACCTTAGAGGAGCATGGGGAGGATGCcatgatggcgaagaagaagaaaaagcgcAAGTGCGTGGAGCAGATATTCTCATCTCCTTCAACATCTGTTGCTACTGAAACTCCAATTCAGGAGCAGGAGATGAAGGTGACCAGGAAACAGAAGCAGAGGATGGGGCTGGAAGCATCCAGCAACATGCCGTTGCCACTTCACCACAGTCATGTCTCCGAGCACCCACTCGCTGTCCCATTCCTTCAAGCCGCCGCTCCTGAAATCCTAACGCTCAAACAGGCGGCAGCGATGATGAGAAAAAGGAATATGCATAAAGAGGAGAAGGTGGACGCGCTGCCTTTTGCCCAGAATCCTACCTTAGAGGAGCAGCAGGAGGAGGCCATGATGGTGACAAAAAAGAAAAAGCACAAGCGCGTGGAGCAGATATTGTCACCTCCTTCAACAtctgttgctgtagaaactacaatTCAGGAGCAGGAGGTGAAGAAACAGAAGCTGAGGAGAAGGCAGGAGCCATCCGGCAACTCGCCATTGCCACTTCACCCTGGCCATGCCTCTAAGCCCCTACTCGCTGCGCCATTCCTTCAGTCGCCCGCTCCCAAAATTCTAACGTTGGgagaggcggcggtggcggtgacGATGGGGAAGAGGAAGATGCGTAAGGAGCAGAAGGTGGATGCGCTGTCTTTTGCTCAAAATCCTACACTGGCGGAAGAGCAGGGGGAGGAGGCCATGACCATGATGACTAAAAAGGAGCGCAAGCATGTAGAGCAGATACTGTCATCTCCTACATCTGTTGCGGCCGAAACCCCAATCCAGGAGCAGGAGGTGAAGGTGACCAAGAAACAGAAGCAGAGGAGGGGACATGAACCATCTGCCAAGTCAACATTACCACTTGACCGTGGCCAGAGTCGCTGTGTTCAATCACATGGAGCCAAAGCTCCACCAAAACAAGATGGAGAGAATGATGGCTGCAAGGGTATTAAAAAAAGCAATGGCAAGAAACCCCGTGTCCGTGTCCTCAACAACCGTGAGCTCATCCAGGAGGCAAGAAAGCAGCCGCAGCCGCTGCCCGAAGGCTTTGTGCCGTTCAGCAATTTTGTTGCCAGTTGCACAGAGCAGAACGCTGACCATTCATCGCCTTGCAGTGCATTCTTTGACCAGTTTCGCTATAACCCTGTCTGCGAAGATCGCAAACCCCCACTTCCCAGAACCCCTGATCGTCTGACCAGGTTGCCACCTCGAGGTTACTCATCATTTGAGTCATCTCAGCTCGCTGCAAATGAAGTTTCCAGGCCTGACACCACTCTAGCGTCCAAGACAAAGCAGCAAGATTCAGGTTCAGgatcacaagagaaagttagtgtaGAAGTAAAGGAAAACCCTGAAAACAAGACgagggagaagaagcaaaggagaCTATCTGGCAAGTCACGATTGCCATTTGACTCCAGCCGGACTTGCTGTGTTCAGCTACAAGGAACCAAAGCTCTACCAGAGCAGGACCAAGAAACTGATGCTCCAAAGGTTAACAATATTGAAAAAAGTAACAGCAAGAAGGCCCATGTCTGTGCTCCCAGCAAATGCGAACTCTTCAAGGAGATGACAAAGGAGCAGACACTGACTGAAGGCTTTTTGGCACCCAAAGATTTGGTTTCCAATTGCACTGAGCAGAGTCCCAATTATTCATCGCCTTCTGGTGCATCCTTTGATCCGTTCTGCTACAGATCTGCTCGGCAAGATCTCAATCCCCAACCTTCTAGAAGCACTGATCATCTACCATTTGAGTTGTCTGAGCTCACTACGAGTGAAACCTCCAACACTTTCAAGGCTAACAATTCTGTGCAGTCCAAGTCAAAGAAGAAAGATTCAGGTTCAAGCTCCACCTCAGGCTCACAGAAGAAACAAAATGTAAAAGAAAAGACAACCCCTGAGAAGAAGACGAGGATCAGGAAACCACGACCAGTGTTTACCACTGCTGAGAAGCGCTCAGACAAATACCGGCGCGTACCCTTGGACCAGCTGGTACCACCGCCACGCTCTCCTCATAATCTCTTGCAGGAGAAGTACGCCTCTGACCCGTGGAAGGTTATGCTCATCTGCATGTTCCTCAACTTAACACAGGGTATACAG GTCAAGAGGATGTTGGAGGGCTTCTTTGAACGCTATCCTGACCCTTGGTCTGCAATTAACGCTGATCCTGACAAGATGGCGGAGTATCTATCTCCTCTAGGGTTGCAGCATGTGAAGACACGCAATATCAAGAAATTGTCCAAGCAGTATGTTGGAAATGAATGGACCCATATTACGCAGCTTTGTGGCGTCGGCAA GTACGCAGCTGATGCTTATGCAATATTTTGTGCGGGTAGGGCGAGGGAGGTGGTACCTGATGATCACAAGTTAGTTGACTACTGGAACTATGTCTGCTTTGAGTTGCCCATGACGCAG TGGTATATGACCCTGGTCATTTGA